Proteins from a genomic interval of Providencia stuartii:
- the rplS gene encoding 50S ribosomal protein L19 — protein sequence MSNIIKQLEQEQMKQDVPSFRQGDTVEVKVWVVEGSKKRLQAFEGVVIAIRNRGLHSAFTVRKISNGEGVERVFQTHSPVVDSITVKRRGAVRRAKLYYLRERSGKAARIKERLNAK from the coding sequence ATGAGCAACATTATTAAACAACTTGAACAAGAGCAGATGAAGCAGGACGTACCTTCATTCCGTCAGGGTGATACTGTGGAAGTTAAGGTATGGGTCGTAGAAGGCTCTAAAAAACGTCTGCAGGCATTTGAGGGCGTGGTTATTGCTATTCGTAATCGCGGTCTGCACTCTGCATTCACTGTTCGTAAAATTTCTAACGGCGAAGGTGTTGAGCGTGTATTCCAAACTCACTCTCCAGTCGTAGATAGCATCACTGTTAAACGTCGTGGTGCCGTTCGCAGAGCTAAACTGTACTACCTGCGTGAGCGTTCTGGTAAGGCAGCTCGTATTAAAGAGCGTCTGAACGCCAAGTAA
- the rpsP gene encoding 30S ribosomal protein S16 produces MVTIRLSRGGAKKRPFYQIVVTDSRNARDGRFIERVGFFNPIASGQAEELRLDLDRVEHWVGKGATISDRVAQLVKQAKKAA; encoded by the coding sequence ATGGTAACAATTCGTTTATCTCGTGGCGGCGCAAAAAAGCGTCCGTTCTACCAAATCGTTGTAACCGATAGCCGCAATGCGCGTGACGGTCGTTTCATCGAGCGTGTTGGTTTCTTCAACCCAATCGCTTCAGGTCAAGCAGAAGAACTGCGTTTAGACTTGGATCGTGTTGAGCACTGGGTTGGTAAAGGCGCAACTATTTCTGACCGTGTTGCACAACTGGTCAAACAAGCTAAAAAAGCAGCTTAA
- the rimM gene encoding ribosome maturation factor RimM (Essential for efficient processing of 16S rRNA), whose product MGKQVNLATPTHPIVLGKLGAAYGIRGWLKVFSSTEHAESIFDYQPWFIQRSGQWQHVELEDWKHHNKDIIIKLKGVDDRDAATLLTNFEIVVDSTQLPELDNDEYYWKDLMGCQVVTLQGYDLGTITDMMETGSNDVIVIKANLKDAFGIKERLVPFLDGQVIKKVDLKSKLIEVDWDPGF is encoded by the coding sequence ATGGGCAAGCAAGTAAATCTAGCGACTCCTACTCACCCAATCGTCTTGGGGAAATTAGGCGCTGCATATGGAATTCGTGGTTGGCTCAAAGTTTTTTCCTCCACCGAACATGCTGAAAGTATTTTTGATTATCAGCCTTGGTTTATTCAACGTTCAGGTCAGTGGCAACATGTGGAACTGGAAGATTGGAAACACCATAACAAAGATATCATTATTAAACTTAAAGGGGTCGATGACCGCGATGCAGCAACGTTGTTAACTAATTTTGAAATAGTCGTTGATTCAACGCAACTTCCTGAATTAGATAATGATGAATATTACTGGAAAGACCTTATGGGCTGCCAAGTAGTGACACTGCAAGGTTATGATCTCGGGACCATCACCGATATGATGGAAACCGGTTCTAATGATGTCATTGTGATTAAGGCAAATCTAAAAGATGCATTTGGCATCAAGGAGCGGCTGGTTCCGTTTCTTGATGGGCAGGTTATCAAGAAAGTCGATCTTAAATCTAAACTCATTGAAGTTGATTGGGATCCTGGTTTTTAA
- the ffh gene encoding signal recognition particle protein, translating into MFDNLTDRLSRTLRNISGRGRLTDENIKDTLREVRMALLEADVALPVVREFIQKVKESAVGQDVNKSLTPGQEFIKIVQNELTKAMGDENHQLNLSAQPPAVVLMAGLQGAGKTTSVAKLGKLLKEKQKKKVLVVSADVYRPAAIKQLETLAETVGIDFFPSDAKEKPAAIVQKALKHAQLQFYDVLLVDTAGRLHVDEAMMDEIKEVHRIINPVETLFVVDAMTGQDAANTAKAFNEALPLTGVVLTKVDGDARGGAALSIRSITGKPIKFLGVGEKTDALEPFHPERVASRILGMGDVLSLIEEIEHKVDRDQAEKLAKKLKTGDGFDLNDFLSQLKQMRNMGGMASMMSKIPGMSQVPDAVKSQMDDKITIRMEAIINSMTRKEREKPEIIKGSRKRRIAAGSGTSVQEVNRLLKQFDDMQRMMKKMKKGGLAKMMRGMKGMMPPGFPGR; encoded by the coding sequence ATGTTTGATAATTTAACTGACAGACTATCGCGCACTTTGCGCAACATCAGCGGGCGTGGGCGTCTGACTGATGAGAATATTAAAGATACATTGCGTGAAGTTCGTATGGCTTTGCTGGAGGCAGACGTAGCGCTTCCCGTTGTCCGTGAATTTATTCAAAAAGTAAAAGAAAGCGCTGTTGGCCAAGATGTCAATAAAAGCTTAACTCCAGGTCAAGAGTTCATCAAAATTGTTCAGAATGAACTGACCAAAGCCATGGGTGATGAAAACCATCAACTTAACCTCTCGGCGCAGCCACCAGCGGTTGTCTTGATGGCTGGTTTGCAAGGTGCGGGTAAAACCACAAGCGTTGCAAAACTGGGTAAGCTTTTAAAAGAGAAACAAAAGAAAAAAGTTTTAGTGGTCTCTGCTGACGTTTATCGCCCAGCAGCGATTAAACAGCTAGAGACATTGGCAGAAACGGTTGGTATTGATTTTTTCCCTTCAGATGCCAAAGAAAAACCCGCAGCAATCGTACAGAAAGCTTTAAAACACGCTCAGCTACAGTTCTATGATGTGTTGTTGGTGGATACCGCAGGTCGTTTACACGTTGATGAAGCGATGATGGACGAAATTAAAGAGGTCCATCGCATTATCAATCCTGTAGAAACCCTGTTTGTTGTTGATGCGATGACAGGTCAAGATGCCGCGAATACGGCTAAAGCTTTTAATGAAGCGCTACCGCTTACTGGGGTGGTGTTGACGAAAGTTGATGGTGATGCGCGTGGTGGTGCGGCTTTATCCATTCGCTCAATTACAGGTAAGCCAATCAAATTCTTAGGGGTTGGTGAAAAAACGGATGCTTTAGAACCTTTCCACCCAGAACGTGTAGCGTCCCGTATTTTAGGTATGGGAGATGTGTTATCTCTTATTGAAGAGATCGAACACAAAGTTGACCGCGATCAGGCAGAAAAACTTGCTAAAAAGCTGAAAACAGGTGACGGTTTTGATTTAAATGACTTTTTAAGTCAGTTAAAACAGATGCGCAATATGGGCGGCATGGCGAGTATGATGAGCAAGATACCTGGAATGTCTCAAGTTCCAGATGCTGTTAAGTCGCAAATGGATGATAAAATCACTATCCGAATGGAAGCGATAATCAATTCAATGACGCGTAAAGAACGTGAAAAACCTGAAATTATCAAGGGGTCACGTAAACGTCGTATTGCCGCTGGTTCAGGTACGAGTGTTCAAGAAGTCAACCGCCTTTTGAAGCAATTTGATGATATGCAACGCATGATGAAAAAGATGAAAAAAGGCGGTCTTGCCAAGATGATGCGTGGCATGAAAGGAATGATGCCTCCGGGTTTTCCGGGGCGTTAA
- a CDS encoding 3-deoxy-7-phosphoheptulonate synthase, whose product MIMQKDVLNNVNIRDEQVLITPEALKQKFPLSHSNLHAIAASRKVIADIIHQRDPRLLVVCGPCSIHDVDAAIEYGQRLQKLAAELNDSLYIVMRVYFEKPRTTVGWKGLISDPLMDGSFDMEKGLHIARDLLTNLVNMGLPLATEALDPNNPQYLGDLFSWSAIGARTTESQTHREMASGLSMPVGFKNGTDGSLSTAINAMKAASMPHRFMGINQSGQVSLLHTKGNENGHVILRGGKTPNYSPEDIAACEAEMRKAGLEPSLMVDCSHGNSNKDFRRQPLVVDSIIEQITHGNKSITGIMLESHLHEGNQSSEQPRSEMKYGVSVTDACIDWETTETVLRKLHHALQPVLDERAEKFEIAS is encoded by the coding sequence ATGATCATGCAAAAAGATGTACTCAATAATGTGAATATTCGTGATGAACAGGTATTAATTACACCTGAGGCTCTAAAACAAAAATTTCCACTGAGTCACAGCAACCTGCATGCCATCGCGGCTTCGCGTAAAGTCATTGCTGATATTATTCATCAACGCGACCCACGCTTACTCGTGGTATGTGGCCCTTGTTCTATTCATGATGTCGATGCGGCTATTGAATACGGTCAACGTTTACAGAAACTTGCTGCTGAATTGAATGACAGTTTATATATTGTGATGCGTGTTTATTTTGAAAAACCTCGTACAACTGTTGGCTGGAAAGGTTTAATTAGCGACCCATTAATGGATGGTTCGTTTGATATGGAAAAAGGCTTACATATTGCTCGCGACTTGCTGACAAACCTTGTTAATATGGGGCTACCTTTGGCGACAGAGGCTTTGGATCCTAATAATCCTCAGTACTTAGGTGATCTTTTCAGTTGGTCTGCCATTGGTGCAAGAACAACAGAATCGCAAACACACCGTGAAATGGCATCGGGTCTATCAATGCCTGTAGGATTTAAAAATGGTACCGACGGTAGCTTATCGACAGCGATTAATGCGATGAAAGCGGCGTCTATGCCTCACCGTTTTATGGGAATTAATCAATCAGGTCAAGTGAGTTTGTTGCATACAAAAGGCAATGAAAATGGACATGTTATTTTGCGTGGCGGTAAAACACCAAACTATAGCCCAGAAGATATTGCTGCCTGTGAAGCTGAAATGCGTAAAGCTGGACTTGAACCGTCATTGATGGTTGATTGTAGCCACGGTAACTCGAATAAAGATTTCAGGCGTCAACCGTTGGTTGTTGACTCTATCATCGAGCAAATTACTCATGGAAATAAGTCAATAACCGGTATTATGTTAGAAAGCCATTTACATGAAGGCAATCAAAGTTCTGAACAGCCACGTAGCGAAATGAAATATGGCGTGTCAGTGACCGATGCTTGCATTGATTGGGAAACAACCGAAACAGTATTGCGTAAGCTCCATCATGCATTGCAGCCAGTGCTTGACGAACGTGCTGAAAAATTTGAAATTGCAAGTTGA
- the trmD gene encoding tRNA (guanosine(37)-N1)-methyltransferase TrmD, with protein sequence MWIGVISLFPEMFRAITEYGVTGRAVKNGLLSVECWNPRDFTHDKHKTVDDRPYGGGPGMLMMVQPLKDAINTARTEAGEGAKVIYLSPQGRKLSQEGVCELATNEKLILVCGRYEGIDERIIQTEIDEEWSIGDYVLSGGELPAMVLIDSVSRFIPGVLGHQASAQEDSFAEGLLDCPHYTRPEVLDGMQVPDVLLSGNHAKIDSWRMKQSLGRTWLRRPELLESLALTDEQRMLLTEFQNEYWSEQQVNPDN encoded by the coding sequence ATGTGGATTGGTGTAATTAGCCTGTTTCCCGAAATGTTCCGCGCAATAACCGAGTACGGGGTAACTGGTCGGGCAGTGAAAAATGGCCTACTGTCTGTCGAGTGTTGGAATCCACGCGATTTCACTCACGATAAACATAAGACAGTTGATGATCGCCCCTATGGTGGTGGTCCAGGCATGCTGATGATGGTGCAACCTTTAAAGGATGCTATCAACACAGCAAGAACTGAGGCAGGTGAGGGTGCGAAAGTTATTTATCTGTCACCTCAGGGACGCAAACTCAGCCAAGAGGGGGTTTGCGAATTGGCAACGAATGAGAAGCTAATTCTTGTTTGTGGTCGATATGAAGGCATTGATGAGCGAATCATTCAAACCGAAATTGATGAAGAATGGTCAATCGGTGATTATGTTCTCAGTGGTGGGGAACTCCCCGCGATGGTGTTGATTGACTCGGTGTCTCGGTTTATTCCGGGAGTACTTGGTCATCAAGCTTCTGCACAAGAAGACTCTTTTGCAGAGGGACTACTTGATTGTCCACACTATACCCGTCCTGAAGTGTTAGACGGCATGCAAGTACCTGATGTTTTATTATCCGGTAACCATGCAAAGATAGATAGCTGGCGTATGAAACAATCACTTGGCCGTACCTGGCTTAGAAGACCTGAGCTTCTGGAAAGCCTAGCTCTGACTGACGAGCAGAGGATGTTGCTGACTGAATTTCAAAATGAATATTGGTCTGAGCAACAAGTGAATCCAGACAATTAA
- the tyrA gene encoding bifunctional chorismate mutase/prephenate dehydrogenase — translation MSAELSHLREQIDEVDKSLLDLLAKRLQLVAEVGEVKSQHGLPIYVPERESSMLAARRQEAERMGIPPDLIEDILRRVMRESYARENDKGFKTLKPDAGPIVIVGGDGKMGRLFNRLLTLSGYQVKTLGEQDWAQAESILSGASVVIISVPIHLTVQVIERLPKLDKETVLIDIASIKDKPLKAMLAAHAGPVLGLHPMFGPDVGSVAKQVFAFCDGRDSESYQWFLEQLQVWGARLKKITASDHDRNMSFIQALRHFTTFTYGQNLAQEHVDLQQLLELSSPIYRLELAMVGRLFAQDPQLYADIIMSSDENIELIRRYYQLLGQSIEMLERKDKAEFIRQFNEVSDWFGEDAHHFMKESQSLLQRANDNRK, via the coding sequence ATGTCTGCTGAATTATCTCATCTGAGAGAACAAATTGATGAGGTTGATAAATCGTTATTAGATTTGTTGGCTAAACGCTTACAACTGGTTGCTGAAGTCGGTGAAGTCAAAAGCCAACATGGTTTGCCTATTTATGTCCCTGAGCGAGAGTCAAGCATGTTGGCTGCTCGCCGCCAAGAAGCAGAACGGATGGGGATACCGCCTGATTTAATAGAAGATATTCTTCGCCGCGTGATGAGAGAATCTTACGCTCGCGAAAATGATAAAGGATTTAAAACCCTGAAACCTGATGCTGGCCCAATTGTGATTGTGGGTGGTGATGGCAAAATGGGGCGCTTGTTTAATCGTTTACTGACACTCTCAGGTTATCAAGTTAAAACGCTGGGTGAACAGGATTGGGCGCAAGCAGAGTCAATTCTTTCTGGTGCTAGCGTTGTTATTATCAGTGTACCGATTCATTTGACAGTACAGGTAATTGAACGACTGCCAAAATTGGATAAAGAAACAGTCCTCATAGATATTGCATCGATTAAAGATAAGCCTTTAAAAGCGATGTTAGCAGCGCATGCAGGACCTGTTTTAGGCTTACACCCCATGTTTGGTCCTGATGTAGGAAGTGTTGCTAAACAAGTATTTGCCTTTTGTGATGGCCGAGATAGCGAGTCTTACCAGTGGTTCCTAGAGCAATTACAGGTTTGGGGAGCCCGCTTGAAAAAGATTACAGCCAGTGATCATGACCGTAATATGAGTTTTATTCAGGCGTTGCGCCATTTTACAACTTTTACGTATGGTCAAAATTTAGCGCAGGAACATGTGGATCTACAGCAGTTGTTAGAGTTGTCATCGCCTATATATCGCTTGGAACTGGCAATGGTTGGGCGTCTATTTGCTCAAGACCCTCAATTGTACGCTGATATTATTATGTCATCTGATGAAAATATTGAATTAATTCGCCGTTACTATCAGTTACTCGGCCAATCTATAGAGATGCTCGAACGTAAAGATAAGGCCGAATTTATTCGACAATTTAATGAAGTAAGCGATTGGTTCGGGGAAGATGCTCACCATTTTATGAAAGAAAGCCAATCGCTGTTGCAAAGAGCCAACGACAACCGCAAGTAG